The following DNA comes from bacterium.
TAACCGCAGGAGGCTGGGCGGCCGTAGCAGGCGCTGTAACAGGCTTGGGCGTCGCTGCTGCCTTCAAAGCTTCATCGGAGAAATCAGGATCCAACTCCAGGATCGGCTTACCGTTCGCGTCTGTTGCCTCCCTGTAAACCTTGCCTCGAACAAGATCCGGATCGTGTTTCTTTACTACATGCAGATCGAGTTCGCCTTTGTTTACCAGTCCGAAAACCGGCTTTCCTGCAGCATCGACGCCTTCTTGATATACGATCAATCCTTTGTTTTCCCACATCGTGCGTCGAAAATTGTGTGCATCTTCCAGAAATTTCACTCTTTCATCATATGTGGGCGCCGAACGCTCCAGATTCTTTAAACGGTAACCACTGGGGTTATCAGCCCAGGCATCTACAATGATTTCGAGCTCTCCACCTTTTTCTCCTGAACCGAAAATGCGGTGTTGTTCTCCTAATCCTGCGAAATCTTCATCCGGATGAAATATTCTGTTTCCTAAATGGCCATCTTCGTATTTGACGCCGTTGTTACCCAGGAACATATCCGACTTAATGAGCTTTTCCATTTCCTCCGGAGTTAACTTACGGCCACTGACTTGATACCATCCGTCTGGCCATTTCTGAAGGACCAGTATAGGTGGGCCACCTTCCGGATTTGCGCTGCGGATTGCAGGTGAGTAAATTGGATTGTCCTTAATGCTGTCGAGCACCTTGGCTCCCTGAATCTGCCCTTCAACTGCCGCGACGCTTTCCCGATAAGCGCCGGGCGTGTAAAAAATCTTGACTACGATGTCATCGATAGGTGTTCCGTCCGGATTAAGAACTCGGAAGACTTGACCAAACGTTCCGCCGCCGAGCCACTCCCCCAGGATTACGCGCTGTGGCGCTTGCCCCGGCTTAAGTCCCGGAATGACAATGGTAGTTCCTTTCAACTGTTCAACGATTTCGAGTATTTGCTTTTTAAGGCCGACAATTCTTAGCATGTCGTCTTTTGTTTTTGACTGCTTGTTGACCGTGGCGTTGTATTCTCCAACTTTGCTCCACAGGTCATCGATCGGGGTCCCGATATCTCCTTCTACTTCCGGGAGGAAGGTTTCGGTGCCGCCACCTTTTTTTGGTGGCGGAGCTGTAGCAACTTCATCCGCTAATTCTGTGCCTCCAGGACTTCGGGCTTTAGGATCCTGAATTCCACCCGGACGTTCGGAGGCGACTTCCGTTTTTGCAGCGTGGAAATCAGAAGTTCCGGCAACTGTATCAGCTGCTTTTGCAGCAGCCGCATCCTTTGCTAACTGTTTTTGTGCCGCTAAGGCCTTCGTCTCCGCAACAGCCGCGCGCCAGGCTAGAAAATCAAGCGGAAGTAAGGCAACGGAAAGGGCAATGCTTTCCACGCGGGCTTCCAGAAGATCTTGATAGTGGATTAAACCTCTGAAATCCAAGCCGCCTACCGCGGCCGCTGCCTGAGCGGTGGAAAGGTCCCCCAACGTCATTAAGGCCAACCCACCCTCGGCTGCAATAAAGATGAGTCCGAGTCCAAGGCTTACCAGCGGTACGGGAGCAGTTACTGCCAGTACAAAAGCTTCTCCGCCGTGCAAGATTAATTCCCACTCCTCATCGGAAGCGTCCTGCGCATCGAAGCTCGAACCAAGCCCGCCCATCATGGAGGTGATTAACTGCTCTCCGAAAATCGGCGCGTAAGCTTTCGCAACTCTTGCAAGTAGACGGCGGTATACGTGGAGCCTGAACTCCTCCATTAATTCTTCGAAAGTTCGAAGTCCGGTCAAATGAACGATCTGCTCATTGAACTTCTGATCCAGTCTTTCGATTGCTTTATCCAGAGCGGCGCTGGTCAGCCGAGCGCGTTCCTCGTCTGTATAGTTGCCGTCCCTGATTTGTGCGAGCACGCGCCATAACGGGCCAGATGTGAGGTCTTCTACTTCAATTTCGGCACTCAGAAGAGGGTCTGAATTCAGGGCCGCCAGATACTCATTCAGCGCTCGATTCTCTTCTTCCTTAGCCTTCTTTACCATCTGATCCCAGATCCGCTTTTTCTCAATCAGGGTTCCCGGGATCTTATCGATGTAGGAGTTCGCATAGTTCTGGTAATCGGTTACTACTTTGTGTTTTTCATTCAGGACTTGATTCTTTTGCTCAACGATTTGAGCCAGAACGAAAAGCTCATCTATTTTCTTTCGGCGGCGCTCTTTAAAGGCATCGTTCTCGGGCAATCCCGGTATCAGAAGTAAGCGATCGCGTTCTTCTTCTAGTTTTCGAATGCGGTTTTTCTTCTCGGTTTCATAAAACCATGTCGTTCGATGCAGCTCTGCCAGCTCGGCTCCGATTTCATCCAGTCTGCGCATCGCGTCTTCATACGGCATGCCCACAATGCTGTCTGTGGGGATTTTGCCTGTTCCCTTTTTCAGCAGGTTGAGATTGGCTTTTTCTTTGACAAGCTCGGCTACGCGAAAATCACGAACGATAAACGCCGCCTGGCGCGCATACGGAGCCAGGATCTGGTCTTCGAATCGTTCTTCTGCGGACTGTTTAGCCTCATCAGCATAATGCTGGCGAACTTTGTACGCGACGGGATCTTCGAGGATGGAGATTTTATCCAGCACATAGCTTAGAACATTGTTTTTCAATGCCTTGTTCGTTGTTGTAGTTTGCGCGTCAATTGCTTCGACTACGACACGAAGAAGGTCAATTTTTTCTTCCTTAAATGCTTGATCCACGAACCGGTAGACCGCCTCGTTGTAGTTTTCTTTGGCAGCTTTACCAACCAGGTTCCGGGCTTGCTGATCATCTTCAACGGATATTTCGCTCGAATCTTGCTGCACGCTGACCGGCACACGAAACGTCGCAGTGCCATCAGCACCCGTTAGAGATTGATTCGGATCCTCATCACTCCCGGTTTGTTCGTCCTTGATGCTCTGCCATGGCAAAAGCGGGGATGGATAACTCGCAATCAGAAGATTTGCATTGGCGACAGGGTGGTTGACCTTCGTGCCGGCCTGAAGAACCTCTTCTGTTGCTTTGACCTTGACTGTGATAACAACAGTTACTGGTTTTGCTGCTTCTGTTTCAGTCCCCGAACCGGCAGGTGAAATGCCCACAAAAAGCGAAAAAATCAGGAATGCGATGATACAACGATCCGTGAATTTCATATTAGTGATCACTGCAGGTTCAGGAAGAACCAGCCTTCGCGCGCATTTCCGTTCTGGTGTTCAACGACCAGGCGAATCGTCCATTCTCTTGATCCGCTTAACTCCGCTGCGGGAATCGTGCCTAGCACACCGTCCCGCACTGGGCGGTTCAGTTCCCCGTTGATCTTTTTCCATTGCGCCGGTTTTTTCCCGGCGCCTATTTCTATATGGCCCCTTTGAAACTGATTCGCATCGGCAGTACCGGTTACTTGAACAAAAGGCTGACCCTCTTTTCTCACTACAGCTACGCTATCGATTTCCGGGATCAGGAAAAATTTCGGATCGGCATTCAACGCGGCTTTCATATTCAGTACACCGTAACCTGTGTGCTGATCTTTCCCGGGAGCATCCAGATCTATTGCCGAATGCAGCAGCATTCGCTCCACGTCTTCATTACTCAGCTTTGGATTCATCGAAAACAGCAAGGACGCAGCTCCTGCGACGATCGGAGCAGCGAAAGAAGTTCCGCTGGCACGGTAATATCTTTTATCTTTGCCGACATAGGATGATCCAATCTCATATCGAACGCCGCGGATATCTCTCAACAAATCGGTTCGTCTCGCGCGCAGACTTAGCACATCATCGCCCGGTGCGGAGATGTCAATTCCGTCACCATAATTGGAATAGACGGCTCTGCTATCCTTGACGTCACTTGCAGCAACCGCGATCACGTTGTTGAGGCCCGCCGGGCTGTAGTTGCTTATGTCAATCGCTTCATTTCCGGCGGCAACCACAATCACGACGCCTTTAGAATGGGCATAGTCGACCGCCATCTGTTCGGTTCGCGTGAGGTTATTGCCTCCTAAACTCAGATTGATGACACGCGCGCCATTGTTTGCAGCATAAATAATTGCTTCCGCAATATAAGAAGCGCGGGTATGACCAAAACTATTGAGCGCTTTGAGCACCATGATTTGTGCATTGGGACTCACGCCGGCAATGCCGATACCATTGTTGTGCGCGGCCGCGATCACTCCTGTCACGAACGTTCCGTGTCCGCCGTGATCCCATGGTCTGTTGTTTTTTTCAACGAAGTTCCAACCGATCCTATCGTCCACGTAGCCGTTTCGGTCATCATCTCTGTTGTTTCCCGGAGCTTCATCATGATTGTTCCAGAGATTGCTCCAGGAAATGTCCTTGTGGTTCCAGTCCAGTCCCGTATCGATTACCGCAATTGTTACGGGACTGCCGTTCTTTACAAGATTCCAGACGGAGTCTTCTCCCGCTGTGAAGCCGGCTCTCTTGATGGCCCACTGGTCATCGTAGCTTTGTTTCCAGCTCGAACGACTGAAGAAATACGGATCGTTCGGTGAAGCCTCACTGCGAACGAAATTGATTTCTACACGTTCGACGTTCGGAATCTTTTCAATAATTTTCCGGATAGCGTCTTCTAATTCGGGTGAAAATCGGAGTGCCTGAAAATTGTGATCGGGTAGCTCAAAGGAGTGATCTAAATATGGAGTGAGTTGATCAAGAGCCGATTTGTCTTCATCTGTAATTCCCGGCGCTTTCCTGATAATCACAATCAGACCCTTCACCGGTGAAAGATCGAGATTGACGGGAACATCGACCTTGGCTGGAACCTTCGATGTTCCGGAAACAGCAGGAACAGGCGATGGCGCCGGGGGTGTCGTCGCCAACTTTGGCGCAAACGCCGGGTCGGGAGCGTAGATCGGTTTTCCGCTTGGATCCGTACCAACACGCTTGTAAACATCCGTAACCAGATCGGGATCGTACTGTTTTACAATATCCAGGTCGACTTTGCCTTCATCGATCAGTTTGAAAATCGGACGCCCGTTGGCGTCTTTTCCAATCTCCACATATTTAATGAAGCCCCATCTTTCCCACATTGCCCTTTTGAAGTTGCGCGCATCTCGAAGATGCTCGTATCTTCCGATCGTGGTGGGTATTGCTTCCAGGCTTGGGATATGATTTTCGTGCGGGTTCATTGCCATCTCTAAGCGGCGTCCTTCGACAACTCCAGTATCAACATCCACTTTTGCTAGACGGTCGCTTTCACCATACCCTGCATACTTTTCTCCTTCTTTGAATAACCTGTTTCCCAGGTGTCCATCCTCCGAAATGATGTTTAAACTCGTTAGAAACTCATCCGTTGCCATTAGTTGATGCATTTGCTCTTTCGTTAATTTCCCTGATGCGGGACGCCATCCTTCCGCGTATTTTTGAAGCAGAAGAACCGGCGGCATCCCTTCCAGGTCTGCGGCACGGACGCCTGGATAATAAATCGGCTGGCCCGGTATCGCTCCAAGAAGCTCAGCTCCCTCTTTTTGTCCTATGGCCGCTAACTCGCCCGCGTTCTCCGCTTTTGGATTATGGAAGATTTTGATGACCATGTCGTCAATTAGAGTGCCATCGGGGCGTCGTACACCAAAAACGAGCCCAAGTTCTCCGCTTCCCACGTAATCATCAATGATTACCTCTATGTGCTTTCCTTCTCCGGTTGGTACAACGACTTTTTTCCCCTTGTACCGCCGGGCAATTTCTTGAATTTCTTGCAATGCCTCTTCCGCGGCAGCAGCATCTTTTGCTTTCTTTGCGTCTCTGTACTTTTTACCCGCGTCCCAAAGATCATTGAGATCTTTTGTTGGAATAAGATCCGATCGCGCCGCAGTGACCGGAGCTTGCGGATTCCGCACCGTCACTTCGGTTTTTTCAGGTTTTGCAGTCACTACATCATCTTCTGAGCGTTTCGGTGCGACTTCGGTTTTTTCAGGAGGTGGGGAAGTCCCTATATCATCTTCTGCGCGCTTGGTTACCACTGAAGTTTTGTCTGGAGGTGGTGCGGTCCCGATATTGTCTTCAGGATTGCGCGCTGCTACTTCGGTTTTTTCAGGAGGTTTGGCGGTAACAACATCGTCCTCTACCCGTGGTTTTGCAGCTGGACCGGCAATTTCAGTAACGGGCTCGGTTAGTACAGACCCTTCCTTTGCTGTTTGCGCAGCGGCTCTTTCCGCTCTCGCAAGCTTTGCTTGCTTGAGCGCAATGGCAGCGCCAAAGACGTCCAGAGGCAAAAGCGCAACACTAAACCCGAAAGCAAATCTCTGAGTGCTGAAGTCCTGTTCGTAAGTGTAGAGGCTTCGTTGATCCAGTCCTCCTGCTTCAACAGCATCTCTTGCGGAAGCAAGGTCTGTCCAAACGTAATAAGTGCGGCCTCCTTCCAGAGTAACGGACACCAGCGCCACGCCCAATCCAACCACTGGAAATGGAATGGTGACCGCCATCGCCACGGCTTCACCGCCGCGGAGAATCAGCTTCCAGTACTCATCGTCAGCTTCCTGTGCCTGAAATGTGGACCGCATCGCTCCAAAGATGGCGCCAGCCATCGGTCCGTAGTACTGCGAGTAATGAGCGGCAGCCCGGTCAAAAAGAGAATCGTAAACTCGCAGCCGAAACTCGTCCGTCAATTCATCAAAAGTCCGAAGTTGAGTGAGATGGGCAATCTGCTCATTGATGTTTTCATCGAGACGGTCAATGGCGTCGCCAAGAGCCTCATCTATCAAACGATGTTTTTCCTGATCACTCTTGTCGCTTTGTTCGATTTCAGTGATGATGCGCCAAAGCGGAACACCATCTACTTCCGTACTCAAAAGGGCATCCGTATTGAGAGATTTCAGGTATTCATCTCGCGCCAGGTTCACTACCTGCTCAGCATCTCTGTATTTCTGAGTTCGATAGTCCATGTCTATTTCCATCCCTTCAGATGGGATGACGAATAGGTCGTCATAAGCATCGTCAAGAACTTCAAGAGCGCTCTCAAGAGTCTTGTTGTTTTGCGCTACGATTTTGGATTGCTCAATAAGACCGTCGATTTTCCTGTCGCGAGCCTGGCGCCACAAATCGTTGACCGGGATGCCTGGAATGGTTAGTATTCGGTCCCTTTCCGCCTCCAGCTCAGCGATGCGGGCCAGTTTCTTCTGACGTTCGGAGTAGGCGAACACGTTGATGGCATAAGGCATCGTCCGGTTCAACTCTGCGATTTCGCTTCCAATTTCATCCAGACGTTTCAGCGCGCTTTCCAAGTCATCTTGTGCAGGCGTAAAGACACTGTCAGCGGGAGCATCTTTCTCTTTCTCCTTCAGAAGATTCAGCAAAGCCTTTTGATGCATCAGCTCTGCGATTCGGAAGTCGCGCAGCATCAAAGGAGCCTGCCGGGTTGACCCCATTAGAAATTGATTTCCGTATCGTGAAGGAAAGTTTTTTGCTTGCTGTTCATAGGAAGCTCGTACCACGTAACCTTCGGGATCTTCCAGGATGGCAATTTTATCCAGCACATAGTTCAGAACATCTTCTTTCAGCTTCTTATTCTTTGTTTCAGGTTGCGCGGCAATGGAATCAACCACCGCATAAAGAACTTCGATGTCGCCTTCTTTGAAGGCATCGTCAACCAGGCGGTACACCGGCTCGTTGTAGTTTTCTTTTGATGCTTTCTCAACCACGCTGCGCGCGTGCAGCACTTCTTTACTGAGCAGGATTATCGGAGCTGCAGTGGACTGATCTGTTTTGAATAAAACTTGTTGTGTAACGATCGGCAAGATGAATGTGGCATTGCCATCCAGATCGGTTACCAGCTGAATCGAGTCCTCATCATGGGCAGTTTCTTCATCCTTGACACCTTCCCATGGGAGAGGTGACGATTGAAAGCTAGGAATGAGGAGATTCGCATCTGAAACAGGATGATTAACTTTTGTTCCCGCCTCAAGGACCTGTTCTGTCGCCTTGACTTTGACGGTGATCGTGACAACCGCGGGTCCGTTTCGATTTTGCGCGCCGCTCGGAGCAACCGGCACCGTGATCAAACCTCCCGTGAATGCGCTGTCGCTCCGGTCAACCTCTATTGTTATGGAATCGCATTTGTCGCAGATCGGCGTGACTTCTCCAGCCTCTAACAATGTAGTAGGAATGATTAAGAAGATGGAAAGATAGATTCTTAAGAGATTTGAAAAGAATCGGTACATCTTCCGTCCACCCTAATTCAGTTTCAGATAAAACCACCCTTCGCGAGTCTTTCCATTTTGGTGTTCCAATACCAGGCGGACTGTCCATTCTGCTGATCCTGCAAGTTCGGTTGGCGGTATGAAACCGAGAACTTTATTTCGCACGGATTGTTTTAGATCTGCAGAGACCTTTTTCCATGAAGTGGGTTTTTTTGTCATTCCGATTTCCAGATGCGCATTCTTGAACTGATCGGCGTAGGCCGTGCCGCTGACCTGAACCAGCTGTTTGCCTTCTTTGGAAACGACCTGGACATTGTTAATCTCAGCATTCAAGAAGAATTTGCGATCAGCTTTTAATGCGGCCCTCGCATCCAATATCCCGTAACCGGTGTGTTTGTCTTTTCCAGGCACATCGGCGTCTCTGGCAGATTGAACTAGCATCCGTTCTACTTCTTCATTTGTTAACTCCGGATAAATCGAAAAAAGTAAAGCGGCTGTACCGGATACAATCGGCGCGGAGAAAGAAGATCCACTGGCGCGGTAATACCTCTTATCTACACCAACATAAGAGGTTCCCGCAGTGTATTGCACTCCGGGGATATCGAGTAAAAGATCGGTTCGTCTGGCACGAAGACTCAAAACATCATTTCCGGGCGCTGCAAGATCGATCTCACCAAAATTGGAATAAACGGCCCTCTGATCCTGAACGTCGCTAGCCGCGACTGTAAGCACGTCTCTTAAACCTGCGGGACTGTACTTGCTGATATCGACGGCTTTATTTCCGGCAGCAACAACAATAACTGATCCTTTGGACCGCGCGAAATCCACGGCCAGTTGTTCTGTTTTGGTAAGCTCGTAGCCTCCCACGCTTAAGTTGATTACACGCGCGCCATTGTTGGCTGCATAAATGATCGCTTCCGCAATGTACGAAGCTCGCGAATGGCCAAGACCGTTGAGAGCCTTCAAGACCATGATCTTCGCGTTTGGATTGATACCGGCAATTCCTTCTTTATTGCCTGGTGTTGCTGCAATGATTCCGGTAACAAACGTGCCATGGCCATTGTGATCCCATGGCGTAGTCGTTCTCTGATAAAAATCCCAGCCAATGAAATCGTCCACGTAGCCGTTCTTATCATCGTCTCTTCCGTTCTCCGGAATCTCTTTCGAGTTCGACCATATGTTGTCCCAGGAAATATCCTGGTGATTCCAGTCCAGTCCACTATCAACAACGGCTACCACAACAGGATTCTTTTTGAGCTTGATATTCCACGGTGAATCTTGTTCACTTGTATAACCCACGCGTTTGATAGCCCATTGATCATCAAAGTTTTGCTTCCACGATGCTTTCGAGTGGAAATAGGGATCGTTTGGCACATCCTCCGGTCCGCGGCACGGATTCACTTCGATGTAGGAAACATTGCTTAGCCGGCTGAAAGAGTCCTGTAATTGTGATGTGAGAGTGTTCGGGTATTCAAAATTCGTGAAAATATGTTGTCCGTCGGTAAAGATCTGCCGAATTGAAACTTGCGATCCTAGTTTTGGCAACTGGTACCCGACTTTCGTGAGAAATTCATTCGGTACTGCATCGAAGGCAACAATGGTGCTGTCCGTTGGCGTTGCGTCGACTTTGAACGAGTCTTGAATTCCCACGTCTCTAGTTAAGCTGCGATTCGCCTGAGCAATTTTTGATTGCACATGAACTTGTTGATTAGTGAATTCTATGAATCCGTCCGATCCGGTTTTGAGGTGATTCGGGTTATCCTGATGACCGGTCTGCGAGTCTTTTGTGCTTCCGGCAACATTCGGCAAATCAGGGATCAACTCCTGAATCTGGAGGAGTGCATCTTTTACAGCTTCATCAACGTTTTGTCCGCGCACGATAACTTCGATTGTTACTTTGAAGCCCTCTTCACCGGTGAGTACAGGCTGATCCTTCTTTTCGTCTGGCGGTTCGGGCGCCGGATCTTGAGGCGTCTCCTCTTTTTTCTTATCGTCACCGATAATTAATGCAGTTAAGCTGCTCGATTCAGCTTTGTTAGTTCCCGGTCGAATCCGGAATTCCTCGGTGGGTCCCCAATGTGGATTGTTAAAAGTGAATCCACCGAAGACATTGTGATTCGGAGTAAAAAACGTTTGAGCATCTTTGGTCGTTATGTCTAAGTAATTGCCCAACGGTTCGCTTGTGGTAGTCGGATCACGAAAATCACCTGTAAATGGCGGTGTATTTACCGGGCCATTCGGGATATCAACAGGATTGTTAATGCCGCCGGAAGTGGAAAACAAGTTCGGCCTGCCATCAGTGATTACCGGTGTTCCTCCGGGTGGCACGCTGATTCGGAGCTCCCGGCTTCCAGGAGCACACGGACCCACGCTGAGGGTGACAGTGAAAAACTGTTCCTCCTGATCCGTTACTTTTTCCGGCTTTTGTCCTTTGCATTTTTTCTCACAATCTTCCAGCTCCTTTTTGAGATTATCGATTTCCTTCGACTTTGCGTAGATTTCTTCTGTTAACCCGGGAATCTTCCAGTTAAGCGCCTCCATTTCTTTACCGACGTCAGCGTCCTCGGTTTCCAGTTTGTCGAGTTTTTTTTGAAGTGAATCCTTTTTGACTGGATCCGTTTCCTTCTCAAGCAGAGCCTTTGTATCCCCAATTTCAATACCTAATTTGACCGACCTCTTGAGCAAGTCATTCCATCTGTCCATACTTCGTTCTTTTTCATCCATAAGGTCGTTTTGTTTCTTTTCGGCTTCAGCCAATCGCTTGGCAATATCCTCACATTCCGGACAAGGACTCAGAGGGCCGGAGCCCCCTGAGCCGTCTGCGAATTGTTCTCCGGAAGGAGCCAGGCATGCAACTAGAAACGCGAACCAGAAGACTAATCTCAGTTTTCCAAGCATGGCGCTACTCTGAAAATTCTCTTATTAGAATCCAAATCCGGTGCGTGCTCTGACGCGATAGTTGTTTCCATCAAAGCTCGCCTCAACCCCCGCGATGAAATGGCCTGCGCGGAAATCGATTCCGGCAACGCCTTCAATCGTGTTTTCTTCAAGTACTTCCGCAAAGGAAAGCGTTCCAATTACGCTGAATCCCGGAAAGGCGGCCGAACCATCCGCCTCAAGATTTGCGTCCAGGCCAATTGTTCGAAAAGTACCGCGGACGCCTCCAAAGGGAGCAAAATGCTCAAAGTTGTAGCCAACAATCCCTTCCACAAGATGTGATTCGTAATCGAAAACGAAGTCCTGTTTTGTTACGACAGCGTTATTCGCTCTAAACGCCGGACTGACATTCATATCCATATCGACAATCGTGTCATACCGGTACTCCCCCGTTCCAAACCAGTTGCAGTCATCACAGAAAAAGAAGAGAACGCCGACGCCGACGCCCAGAATTGTTCCATCTCCGCTAAACCGTTGTTGCACCCCTGCCGGATTAGTCGGATTGACAAATTCGAGATCCACATCAGCCGGTGAAACCATGAAAGAAACGTAGGGATAGAACAGTCTTCGCCCTGATCCACCGCCGGAGGAATCTTCAGCGCTGCTTGCAAATGAATTCCGCGATGCGAAACCGCTGAGCTTGTTGCTGCTTAACGCGGAACCGCCGCCAAAGCTACCGAGTCCGATATTCACTCCTGCGCCATAGGAGTTGATGTCAAGTGACTGTACAAGTCCGTCGTTTGTTTTGTCGAGAAGCGCCTGGCTCGCTTTCTCATCTGTGGCGTCTGAAAACACGACGTTTCCGGATGTATCCCTGACTGTGAGTGTAGTCCTTGACGAAGACGCGGTGCGCGTCACGTCATCCAATGATTCAACTTGAGGCTGGAAACTTACATTGGTTCCCGGTTTCAGCGGACGTCTGGAGTACGAAAAAGGTTTTTCCGCCGTAAACGTAACGTTACTTGTTTCATTTGGTCTGACTGTAACGCCTTTCTTTATCATCTCGCGAGATTTGTGACGGATTCTTATTGTGTAAGTTCCTTCTTCCACATTTGCGTAGCCATTCTTGTCAGTCTTCAACTCGGACGAAGTACCGTCCTGCGAAATGATGGTGAGCTCAGCTTCTCCAATGGGATCCCCTGATTCATCCTGAAAGTAAATCGACCCGACTACTGCCCAGGCCGAAGAAGCTAAAAACAGACCGGCAAACAGTATGGCAAGCCGAAAAGTTAGCCCATAAATCTTTGACATTCTTGTGTACCTCCTTCCTTAACTACAGATGGAGACGGACAGATCAGAAAAAGTTAGGAGATTCTGTTTGGGTAAACTTACTTTTGCAACGCGGAGGTCCAGTTCAGGAGAACAGCAATCAAAGATGCATTGGAATCCTGGACGGGGGCATTGATAAGAAAACGGGTGCCATCGGGCGATGGTACGTACTGTTTGTTCCAACCTAAATCAGCGCTTCTCACCGTTGTTTCGAAAAGAGGTTTTGGATTGTCAGGCTCAAAACTCCCTTCCTTCTTTAACGTGACCATCATCAGTCTTTGGGCTGAGTCGATATAGTAAAGTTCTGCAGAGTCATTGCGCCAGGCCGGCTGTGAACCCCCTTGAATCGAAATCTGCCACTTGCCGCTGAGCGATGGAAAATCCTGAACGTAGACTTCCGGCAGGCCGGTTTCATCCGATGTATAAGCAATCCATTTTCCATCGGGTGAGATCTGATTCTGACATTCATTAAACCGCGTGTTTAAAAGTGGTTCGGGTTTGGCATTCTTCGAGTCGAGTACCATCCACAAATCCAGCTTTGTCTTTGGATCATCGGCTTGAAAAACAAGGAACTTGCCATCAGGCGAGAAACTACCGGGCCATTTATTTTGGGGCGATGAAAATAACACGGTTTCTGTGCTGATTCCTGTGGAGGGCTTGACGTAAAGATCGAGATGCCCATCGCGCGATGAGGAATATGCGATACGGGAACCATCCGGATGCCATACTGGAGTGCCTGCATCTGAATGAAAAGTAAATCGCGAGAGCCGGTTTCCGTTCAGCTCAATTAACCAGATGTCTTCAGCATCCGATTCTGGATTTCTTCGCTTGACTGCTATACGCGATCCTCCCGGTGCAAGCGTCGGCTCATCATAATCTCCTGGTGGTCCTACAACTGCAAGACGTGTTCCGTTTCGATCAACCCAGGCGAGCTGAGTAATTGCTCCTGCCGCCTGCTGGTATGCGAGAACTCCATCACGGGAAACGGAAAACACACCGTAACCGCTGCTCCCTTTTTGAATTTGCACATTCTCAGCAACAAGCTGCGGGTCTCCTTCCAATTGAAATTTTTCCATATCAAAAAGTTGAGACATCAGTTTCCCTTCCACCAAATAAAGGAGATAACCGGGGCGCACATATTGAACGCTGCGCGCGTTCGCGAAAAGCTTCCTGCTCTTTCCCGAATCCAGAGAACCAATCCAGACCGCTTCTTGTTGCGGCTCTAATCCCTGACTCAAGTAAAGGAAATGTTCGCCATCGGGTAAGAATTGTGGGAAGCGATGGCTTGCTTCATCTTCCTGCAATTCTGTTGCGCGGCTCGCCGCGCCACCGGTCGCAGGGATGCGATACAACGGAGACAGCACATTGGGCGAGAAAAGAATTTCATCCTTCTGATTCCACGTCGCCCCGCGCGGCTCACGGACATCGGACAAAGTGAGCACTGAGCCGCTGGAAACTTCAACTTTCTTGAGTTTTCCTTGAGCAAAAAAACCAAGGAACCGGCCATCAGGTGACCAGAAAGGATACTCCGCGCCCTCCGTGCCTGATACGCTTTTTGCTTCAATAGAATCCATGGATCGAATCCACAATACATTCTTTC
Coding sequences within:
- a CDS encoding S8 family serine peptidase — protein: MKFTDRCIIAFLIFSLFVGISPAGSGTETEAAKPVTVVITVKVKATEEVLQAGTKVNHPVANANLLIASYPSPLLPWQSIKDEQTGSDEDPNQSLTGADGTATFRVPVSVQQDSSEISVEDDQQARNLVGKAAKENYNEAVYRFVDQAFKEEKIDLLRVVVEAIDAQTTTTNKALKNNVLSYVLDKISILEDPVAYKVRQHYADEAKQSAEERFEDQILAPYARQAAFIVRDFRVAELVKEKANLNLLKKGTGKIPTDSIVGMPYEDAMRRLDEIGAELAELHRTTWFYETEKKNRIRKLEEERDRLLLIPGLPENDAFKERRRKKIDELFVLAQIVEQKNQVLNEKHKVVTDYQNYANSYIDKIPGTLIEKKRIWDQMVKKAKEEENRALNEYLAALNSDPLLSAEIEVEDLTSGPLWRVLAQIRDGNYTDEERARLTSAALDKAIERLDQKFNEQIVHLTGLRTFEELMEEFRLHVYRRLLARVAKAYAPIFGEQLITSMMGGLGSSFDAQDASDEEWELILHGGEAFVLAVTAPVPLVSLGLGLIFIAAEGGLALMTLGDLSTAQAAAAVGGLDFRGLIHYQDLLEARVESIALSVALLPLDFLAWRAAVAETKALAAQKQLAKDAAAAKAADTVAGTSDFHAAKTEVASERPGGIQDPKARSPGGTELADEVATAPPPKKGGGTETFLPEVEGDIGTPIDDLWSKVGEYNATVNKQSKTKDDMLRIVGLKKQILEIVEQLKGTTIVIPGLKPGQAPQRVILGEWLGGGTFGQVFRVLNPDGTPIDDIVVKIFYTPGAYRESVAAVEGQIQGAKVLDSIKDNPIYSPAIRSANPEGGPPILVLQKWPDGWYQVSGRKLTPEEMEKLIKSDMFLGNNGVKYEDGHLGNRIFHPDEDFAGLGEQHRIFGSGEKGGELEIIVDAWADNPSGYRLKNLERSAPTYDERVKFLEDAHNFRRTMWENKGLIVYQEGVDAAGKPVFGLVNKGELDLHVVKKHDPDLVRGKVYREATDANGKPILELDPDFSDEALKAAATPKPVTAPATAAQPPAVTGTPQTKDPTKVPAVGGAISKGAGITVDTEDEDTFNLARQVSRATHQVALAKKAIEEGNKEKFDEAAGNLDTIVQKMFEGAQYYAEKDPQLAKKWTSNANWGSKTQERLTDEFNKKRNEQTATGDSTPVSLEYDRSDYALGGGNANITIPADALNSDQTINMNIDVTPRSGFIFGIQKNGNPVSIPYELKPFLDNSFEVSNYHIQAVRFPDGMEDEIRKIVESIPNVVYVELNFIRTKATPNDPYLRSRASWKQDYDDQWAIKRVGFTASPDSAWTLVEQGSPVVVAVIDTGLDWNHLDISWDNIWNNKNEIPKNGIDDDKNGYVDDLIGWNFISKNNNPWDYDGHGTFVTGVIAATENNATGIAGVNPHARIMVLKALNGFGHTRASYISEAIVYAANNGARVINLSAGGDRLTRTEQWAVDYAYSKGVVVVVAAGNEALDVSDYSPAGLNNVISVAASDFSNSRAVYSNYGNGIDISAPGDDVLSLRARRTDLLRDIPGVKYIAGSSYVGKDKRYYRASGTSFAAPIVAGTASLLFSMNPKLTNEEVERMLLHSATDVDVPGKDQHTGYGVLNARAALEADSKYFLITEIQGAEVVMKAGRPFVQVKGTAVADQFKDAYIEIGRGKKPDQWKRIDVELTQPVREGALGEIPASELAGSKDWTIRLVGKHENGRTQEGWFFLTLQ